A stretch of DNA from Clostridia bacterium:
AGAGCATATGTTCTTTGATGAAGACAGAATACCGGCAGTCAGAGAAATGATTATATCCGAAACTCTTGAAGAGAGAAAGGTCGCATTAGTAAAGCTTCTCCCAATGCAGAGAGAGGATTTCATAGGTATATTCGAGGCTATGGAAGCAAGACCTGTTACTATAAGGCTTTTGGATCCACCACTGCATGAGTTCCTGCCTCATTCTGATGAGGATATCAAAGAACTTGCGAAGACAATGGGTATTGAGTTCAAAACGCTTAAAGAAAGAGTTGAGAGTTTGCATGAGTTCAACCCTATGCTCGGTCACAGGGGCTGCCGACTTGCAGTAACATATCCTGAGCTAGCTGAAATGCAGGCAAGAGCTATAATTGAAGCTGCCGTATATGTGAAGAAGAATAAGGGAATAGATGTACATCCTGAAATAATGATTCCACTCGTAGGGGATATCAGAGAGCTTACATACATTGAAAAGATAGTTAGAGAAACAGCTGATAAGATTATAGCTGAATCCGGAATAAAGCTTGAGTATATGTATGGTACGATGATAGAAGTGCCAAGAGGTGCTGTGACAGCTGATGAAATAGCAAAGTCAGCTGAGTTCTTCTCCTTTGGCACCAATGACCTTACACAGATGACCTATGGCTTCTCAAGAGACGACGCAGGCAAGTTCATAAAGGAATACCTCAACAAAGGCATATTCGAACAGGATCCATTCCAAACTCTCGACCAGAACGGCGTAGGAAAGCTTATTAAGATGGCTGCAGAGCTTGGGAGAAGTGTAAGACCGGGAATAAAGCTCGGTATCTGCGGAGAGCACGGCGGAGACCCTGCATCCATAGAATTCTGCCATAAGGTAGGACTTAACTATGTATCCTGCTCACCATTCAGAGTGCCGATAGCAAGACTTGCTGCAGCACAGGCAAATATTAAGGACAAAATGGGCGAATACAGCCAGAAATAAATAGAAATATTTGAATCAAAATCCGCATATCCCAATTGGGATATGCGGATTTTTTTATTTACCTCAGACAAACTGTAGCATTAAAATGTACAAGTCATATAATGCTAGTGGAAGAAAATAAACCGGTTCTGATTCTACAATTGGAAAAAAGGGGAGGTGAATTTATGGGATTTGTAAAAATGCCCGAAATGCTTTCGCCGGAATTAATAAAGGCTTTAGCAGGCAATGTATATACCGCTAAAGGTGAGCCGAGCCCCAAGGACGAAATGGCTGCAACATGGAAAAAGTATATAAAAGAAGATAAGAAACATGACAAAAAGGAAGACAAAAAAGAAGATAAAAAAAGAGGTAAGAAATATACACAGGAAGAATGCTGGGAAGATGATGAATGCTGCTGCTCGAAAAAGGTAAAATTCATATTTCTATTGAACAACGCAGTGGTAATCAATATCAATGCAGTATGCGAAGAAGAAAGTTACACGGCATAAGCAACGATCTTACCATTGTTTTTTTTTGAGAAAGATTGCTTAAAATGCATAGGTACATGATAAATGAATTATTGTACCTATGCTCAACTATACATAACAGGATTCAGAAAGTGAGGTGATGAAAACATGGAAAGAGTTATTATGCCTGAACTTATATCACCGGTGTTTGCAGAAATGATATCAGAAAACCCAGAATTACTTAAAATTATTGTAGACCACCAATCCGGTGAGGAGCTAATAGTAGGACAGAACTGTACTTTAGATTGTAATTGCAATCCAACAAATGTCAAGCTTGTATTTTGCAATGTAACAATTGGCATAGATGACACAGTGGATGAGTGCGATAATACCTGTGGCTCAGGAGAAACAGAAGAACAGATTGGCAACTGTCATATAAAGATAAATGATGGTGCGCTTGGTAAAAGAGGTTTTCATTGGGAAGAATTGCTGAATGAGCTGAGTCAATTAAAGCTAGAGGTGGCAGTGCTTGAGGCAAGGATGGAAGAAGCCAAGAAAATATTAAAATTGATACCAAGGCAAGCATGTAACAGAAAGCTGGTAGCTCGATGTAAAATTGATATAAATGAAGCTTTGGAGCATTTAGCTGATAAGAAGAGGGAATTGGGATATAAGGCCTGGCTTATGGAGAACTAAAAATAGTGAGAAAATGGTTTTTAGTACAATCAGTAGCAAAACAATGTACAAGTCATACTATGCTAGTGGAAGAAGACAAACCGGTTTAGATTCTCCGCCCATTAAAAGAAAGGAGGTGAATTTATGGAATATGTAAAGATGCCTGAATTGCTGTCATCTGAAGCAGCACAAGTCCTTGCAGACAATGTGGATGCTGTTAGAGAAATGATGAGCTCAAGGGAATATGACGGTGGCTGTCATGACAATGATGAATGCTGCTGCCCGAAGAAAATTAAATTCATATTCGTAATGAACAATGTGGCGATAATCAACATCAATGCAGTATGCGAAGAAGAAGATGATCATCATAAGAAGTGCTAAATCCATATATAACGGCAAGAATTAGTCTTCCCAGAAGTATATTTTTGGCAATATGCTGAATTCAGCAACTAGACATAGAGAGCTCGGGCTCTCTATACCTTTGTATTACATATTTGATCTTACTGTACATTTCTGTCTTGATCCGCGGTCATAATGCCTGCCTTTTCAACAACCTTTCAGTACAGCTGCAAAAAATTGAGCAGCTGAGGAAGGGGTTTATTGCAAATGAATCTTACGAGTTCAGGCATACCTTAGTTTTGCTAAGGGTTCTGCAGCAACAATAAGGGATGTTACTGGGAATATGTTGCAAGAATGGACAAGCAGCTGTGAATTATGCCTGTAACCACACGGCCGGAGAGGGACGGATGCGAATATAAGTATTAGAAAATGTAGATAATGTTAAACTGGTATTATTGGTTGGTTAGGGAGCTAGTATGTTAATAAATGCGAGATGTGCGCCTGATTTTGGGCGAGAAAGGTCCCTTTGGTTCGGGGGCTTCGGAGAATGCAGGGATGAACATCGTTCGCCAGTGGCAGGGGCGCCCGTTGTGAGGCAGTAAATGAATACTTGGCATAATAGTTGCATAACTTTTATAAGGATAAGAATATAATTATCGAGGAGGTTATAATAACAATGAGAGAAGTTGTAATTGTAGGTGCGGCTAGAACCGCAATAGGAAGTTTCAACGGCAGCCTTGCAGGAGTTCCAGCGGTTGACCTTGGGGTGGCTGCAGTTAAGGAAGCAATTAAAAGAGCAGGCATTACCCCTGATATGGTGGATGAGACAGTATTAGGCTGTATTCTCCAGGCTGGATTGGGACAGGGAGTAGCAAGACAGGTAGCTGTAAAAGCAGGTATACCTGTTGAAAAACCAGCATATACAATCAATATGATATGCGGATCAGGCTTGAGGGCTGTACAGATTGCTGCTCAGCAGATTATATCCGGAGAATGTGATGTTGTAGTTGCAGGTGGTACCGAGAACATGAGCGCAGCTCCATATTTATTGAAAAATGCAAGAACAGGCTATAGAATGGGACATGGAGAGATAGTGGACTCAATGATACATGACTCCCTCACTGATATATTCAACAACTATCATATGGGTATGACTGCCGAAAATTTGGCAGAGAAGTACAGCATTTCAAGAGAAGAACAGGATGAGTTTTCAGCATCCAGCCAGAACAAAGCTGAAGCAGCTATAAAGGCAGGCAAATTCAAGGATGAAATAGTTCCTGTAGTCATCTCATCAAAGAAGGGCGACGTAATTGTTGACACAGACGAGTTCCCAAGGGCTGGGATAACTGCAGAAGCTCTTTCAAAGCTTAGACCAGCATTTAAGAAGGATGGTACAGTAACAGCAGGAAACGCATCAGGTATAAATGATGGAGCTGCTGCTTTAGTAATAATGGCAGCTGACAAAGCAAAGGAGCTTGGACTTAAGCCCCTTGCAAAGATAGCAGGCTATGGTTCGGCAGGTGTAGATCCAAGCATAATGGGTATTGGACCGGTTCCTGCAGTAAAGAAGGCATTGGAAAGATCGAAGCTCAAACTTGAAGATATTGACCTTATAGAAGCTAATGAAGCTTTTGCTGCACAGGCTCTCGCAGTTGCAAAGGAGCTGGGTTTTGATATGAGCAAAGTAAATGTAAATGGCGGAGCTATTGCCTTGGGACATCCTGTTGGGGCAAGCGGTGCAAGAATACTCATCACACTTCTTTATGAAATGAAGAGAAGGAACTTAAAGCATGGCCTTGCGACCTTGTGCATAGGCGGCGGTATGGGTACAGCTCTAGTAGTAGAAATGTAGTATACGATAGAAGTTAGAAGGAGGAATATTTAATTGAGATTAAAGGATAAAGTAGCTATAATTACCGGCTCTACAAAGGGAATAGGTAAAGAGACTGCAATGGTTTTTGCCAGAGAAGGTGCAAAGGTAGTAGTCGCAGGTACACGTGAGGATGCAATAAAAGAAGTAGTTGCGGAAATAAAGGCAATGGGTGCTGAAGCAATGGGCTTCAAGGTTGATGTCAGCAAGCGTGCACAGGTAGATGAAATGGTAGCAGGCGTTAAGCAGGCTTGGGGCAGAATTGATATACTTGTGAACAATGCAGGTGTAACAGCTGACGCAATGCTCAAGAAGATGACAGAAGAGCAGTTTGATAAAGTAATCAATATCAACCTGAAGGGCGTATACAACTGTGCGCAGGCTGTACTTGACATAATGACCGAGCAGGGAAGCGGAGTAATACTCAATGCCTCTTCTGTAGTAGGATTATACGGCAATGTAGGTCAGACCAACTATGCAGCTGCAAAGTGGGGAGTTATAGGTATGACAAAGACCTGGGCCAAGGAGCTTGGAAGAAAAGGCATTAGGGTAAATGCGGTTGCTCCAGGTTTCATAATGACTCCTATGACTGAAGCTGTTCCGGAGAAGGTACTGGATCTGATGAAGGAGAAGGCTCCTCTGCAGAGACTCGGAAAACCTGAAGATATTGCGAATGCGTTCCTGTTCCTTGCCTCTGATGAAGCAAGCTTCGTGACTGGAGCTGTTCTCTCAGTAGATGGGGGACTCGTAATCTAATATTTATATATTAAAAAATGGATTGCTCAATGAGCAATCCATTTTTTAATTAGCTGTTATTTCTTTAGTGGCACTATTGCCGGATTCTCAGATACCTGAGAATCTAAAGGTGTCTTTTCTACTGTGAGGTATTTTATAAGCATTCCTGCTGTATCTGCCTTTGTAAGTTCAAGGTTCGGCTTAAAGTTGCCATCGGCTGTATCAACAAGACCGAGCGTATCTGCTATTGAGACATAACCTATGTTTTTGGTGGGTATGGTATTGGCATCCTTAAGGTTGCTAACGAACATATTACCCAAGTCTGCAAGGAATCCTACACCCAGTGCTTTTACCATCATTTTTGAAGCGTCCATTCTTGTGACACAAGCTTCGGGGTTTTTATCCTTTTTCGTCAGTATATTCTGCGCTATTGCATTTTCATAGTACCTGTCGTATTCACTGCTGTCAGCTGTTGCATAAGGGATAGGATAGTATTCCGGCTGTGTAGCTTTCATCAGAAGCTTTACAAAATCCTTTTGAAGTATTTTTGTGTCCGGATCGAATTTGCTTTCTGTGGAATCTAGGACACCCAGCTCTACAAGCAGCTTGATATCCTTTTCAAACTTATGACCTGCAATATCTGTGAATGCAGCTTTATTAGCTTCAATTATAGGTTTTCCGCTATAGTCTATGAACTGCCCGCTCTTTGCATCAATCATACCGTTGAAGTTATCCAGCATGTAAGCGAGCTTTATCATCATGCTTTCATTATATCTGTTATAATCATATATCCTTATATACTTAAGCATTAGGTCATGCTTTGCATAAAGTGTCTTGTAAGCGTCTTCAAGGCTTATTACACCTTTTGCATCCGGGAACTCCAGGTTGTTCCACATCATGTTAAATCCTATTACCTTGCCTGTATATGCGCTTACAGTGACGTTTAGGTTATTGAAGGGAGCGGATACTCCGTTTTCCTTCCTGATAAAGTTCATATTGTAGCTTGCTGTGTTTTGAAGCTTCATGTAGGCGTCCATGTACTGTTCTCTGTATTCTGAATTCTTGAATTTAACAGGCTGTATCTCCTGAAGGAATTTTTTAGCTATCTCGTTGCATTGTTCCTTCGTGTACTTAGGAGTGCTGTTAGGCTTAGCTCCATTCTCGCTGCTGCTGATGTTGAAGTTCTTTACTTCACCTGTAACAGCATCTACCGCGCCATATATATAGTAATATGCGTTATTTGTCTTGTCTGTGTAGCTCCAACTGAAGTTCCAAACAGCACTTTCAATGCTTTGGCCGCCATAGAGGCTTGAATTGTCCATATTGAATTTGCTGTCTACAGATACGTACTTTTTAAGAGCTTCTATGGCTTTTTCCTTGCTGATATATTTGCTGGAATCATCAATTACCTTCTGCTCCTGTGGCGTTGGCACAGAGGCGAACCTGCCCCCATCGCCACCGAGAGCGTATTTTTCCTGCATTGCATACATTGATCCGTAGTATGGCTGGGTGATTATTTCGCCGGTAATAGCATCAATAGGATTGCTGCTATTCTTCTGAGAGTATACAAGTATCAGCTTGGGGTTCCCTGGAGGATTCGGATATATCATCTGATATGCTAATTCCAAACCGAGCTTCTCGGCGTTAATTTTCTTAGCTGCTCCTACATTGATTGCCTTCTTCGAATCGGGAATAGGAATCACTGTATCCCATTCCAAGCTGAAATGTCTTACCTTAAGTGTGTTCTTATCTATCTGGACTTGCATACCATTGTCCTGAAAGTCGATTCCGTCTACCTTTCTCATGAAAAAGAAGCTGTAAATATCATTGTTGTAGACAGGGCGGAAAAGGTTATTCTGGTATTCATCCATAAGCTCTGTATTATTGAATTTGTCAGGATGCAGCTTTTTAACAAGCTCCGTTGCTACCTTTTGAGCTTCTTCTCTTGTGTATTTCGGTATTTTCTTTGTTGGTACGGCGTAATTTTCCCATTTACTCATATTAATTATTTCACCAGTTGCTGCGTCCACAGTAACGTTGATGCTTGAACCGCTTCCAAGGGTGGAGTTCCAGTTCAGGAACCAAAGCTTCCTGCCAAACTTTGTTTCTGAATAGCTGCTATTGAAGTCTAAGCTTGTAGTATCAATGTTGAAGGTTGTCTTGGCAATATCTATTGCCTTTTTGAGTTCCAGCTTGCTGTCCTCTGCAGCAGATACGGGACCTGCAAGAAGGACGCCGAAGATCAATGCAGTCAGTGTTATGATTGATATTATCCTTTTCATTCTAATCTCCCTTTCCTTTGCTTTTAATTGATTATGTACCAAATTTCTAATATAATCCTTTGACTGCCATGAATTAATAAAAGTTCCAAAAAAATGTGGTTTTTACAAAATCATTTTTATATTGAAGCTTCCTCTGTCTTTACTGAGCTTGCGATAAGCTTGTTAATGACCTTAAGCTCATCCGGTGTTAAGTATCTCCACTGGCCTACCGGCAGCGAACCAAGCGTTACGTTCATGATCCTTACCCGCTTGAGTTTCACCACTTCATAGCCGAATACCTCGCACATCCGTCTTATTTGTCTGTTCATTCCTTCCGTAAGAATTATTCTAAACATATACTTGGACATCTGTACAGCTTTACACTTTTTGGTGACAGTTCCTAATATTCGTACACCATTTGCCATGGACTCGACAAAGCCCTCGGTTATAGGTTTGTTTACAGTCACTATATATTCCTTTTCATGGTTGTTTCCTGCCCGGAGAATCTTATTTACAATATCTCCATCGCTGGTGAGGAATATTAGACCTTCAGACTCCTTGTCCAGCCTTCCTACAGGAAATATTCTCTTTGGAAAGTTGATGAGATCTATTATATTGTTTTTTTCCTTTTGGTCCGTGGTGCTTACTATGCCTGGTGGTTTGTTAAAAGCCAGGTACACCGGTCGTTCTTTGGGTTTCAAGGACTTGCCGCCCAGCTTTACATTATCCCCGGGATAAACCTTGCTGCCCATCTCTGCTTTTTCATTGTTTATGGTGACACGTCCCTGTCTGATGAGCTCATCGGCTTCTCTTCGGGAGCATAACCCCTTCTCGCTTATGTATTTATTAATTCGGATGCTCTCACTTGTATCCGAATTCATTTGTATTTTACTTTTCATGAAGTACTTCCTTTCAACTTTTTGGCTCGTGGCACGCGGCTCGAGGCTACTTAGTATATATTTTACTTATATTTAGCAAAATAATCAATTTATGTGGTTAAGAAATTGAATATATGAAAAGAAAATGTAAATAATTAGATATATAGGAAAAGCATATCATAGATGCATTTAATTACCTAAATAGAATCTTTTGGAGGTGTGCATATGAGTAAAAGCGAGAATACTAGAAGCAAGCTGAAAATCGCCGATGACTGTAAAACCCCTTCAGAGATTTATAGTATTATACTGCGTGGCGTTATTTGCACATTGAGAACGATTTTTTTGAACTATTATGTTTCAGAAAATATTGAGGCATTAATGAAGTACGTTAATGAGAAAAGGATAATCAGCGCCGAGGAGTACAAAAGGCTTTTATATGAAGCTAAGGATTTTTATCCGGTAATTATTTGCGCTTTATTTATAAACCCTCTGAAAAGGCACACAAAAAATCTAAAAAACATCAAAATTGACAGTGAATCTAAACAAGAGCTTTTCAATGAGATTAATGAGGAGCTGAACAAGTTTTTTAATGATTGGCTCTGCGACGTGGAGGTGGATCCGCTGCTTTTTTACAGATTGTCTGTGTCCTATGGCAAGCCTTTCAGCCTCGAGCTCTCAGTTAAAAAACATCTTGCATGTGTGCTTACTCCCATTGAGGAACAAGTACTGAAGCTCCAGATGATAGAGATTATTTCATTGTATGCGATAGAGCAGGTTGCAATACATTTGGGACTCACAGGCCTTGACTATATTGACTATATCAAGACAACAGCGGTAAAAAGCAGGGAGACAGCGCAGGAGGTAATATGACGTATTGTATCGATACAATTGAACAGAAAGTGATGAAATTGTGTGCAAAAAAGTGGATTTGATATTGTTCCAGATTGATGCTCCTGTATAATTAACTTAAAGACACATAACTGAAATGCATATTCTATGGGGGAGCGTGGGCAAATGGAAACAAGAAATTCAAATTACAGCAGTACTAGTTCAAATATCAGAGCTATTGTACAAATGGGACTTTTATCTGCACTGACCTTCGTGGCAGCCTGGGCTATCCATATACCTTATGGAAATGGTGGAGTTATTCATTTGGGAGACAGCATGATATTCCTTACCGCAGTGGTTTTCGGAGGAAAATTTGCGGCTATATCCGGAGCAATAGGCATGACTATGTTTGATATACTCTCCGGTTTCTCTGTATGGGCACCATATACTCTTGTGATTAAAGCAATGATGGGCTTGATTGCAGGAAGTCTGGCCTACATGGGAGGAGCAAAGGGCGAAAGTGTGGTAAAGAATGCAATAGGAATGCTTTTAGCAGGCATCTGGATGATATTCGGATACTACGTTGCAGAAGCCGTAATCACTTGGAATATTAAACAGCCTATATTCAGCATATTGGGCAATGTTATACAGGTCACAGCTGGTGCCGCTATAGCCTTTGTAATCATAGCAGCGATAAAAAAGACCAGCTACTTCAAAAACAGATAGAAGACACTTATAAAACCATGTATTTTTAAAGCGAATACATGGTTTTTTCTATTTTATACATTTTTTTTGAAATGTCCCTGTAACCAACCAAGTTTACATAATTGGTATAATGGTTATGGGGGAGTGTGAGGTAATGAAGAAAAAGGTCACAAGGTATTTTTTGCTGTTTTTGGCATTAGTATTCGCGTTGAACATATGCATGCCTGTATTCGCAGCAGAAGGTACATATGAAGAGGATGCACCTTTAGCGGACAAGCAGATAGCGAAAAAGGAGCTATTGCTCATTGAAGACAACACATACAATTTCAAGGATATAGCTAATTATTGGGCTAAAGATGAACTCTTGGAATTGAGCTATATGGATATAATAAAAGGCTATGATAATGGTACGATGCAGCCTGATAGGACTGTGTCCAGAGAAGAGTTCGTGGCTATGCTTGTGAGGGCATTGGGAATTGCTGCGGATGATGAATTCACTCAAAGCTATAATGATGTTACAAGC
This window harbors:
- a CDS encoding acetyl-CoA C-acetyltransferase, which gives rise to MREVVIVGAARTAIGSFNGSLAGVPAVDLGVAAVKEAIKRAGITPDMVDETVLGCILQAGLGQGVARQVAVKAGIPVEKPAYTINMICGSGLRAVQIAAQQIISGECDVVVAGGTENMSAAPYLLKNARTGYRMGHGEIVDSMIHDSLTDIFNNYHMGMTAENLAEKYSISREEQDEFSASSQNKAEAAIKAGKFKDEIVPVVISSKKGDVIVDTDEFPRAGITAEALSKLRPAFKKDGTVTAGNASGINDGAAALVIMAADKAKELGLKPLAKIAGYGSAGVDPSIMGIGPVPAVKKALERSKLKLEDIDLIEANEAFAAQALAVAKELGFDMSKVNVNGGAIALGHPVGASGARILITLLYEMKRRNLKHGLATLCIGGGMGTALVVEM
- the fabG gene encoding 3-oxoacyl-[acyl-carrier-protein] reductase gives rise to the protein MRLKDKVAIITGSTKGIGKETAMVFAREGAKVVVAGTREDAIKEVVAEIKAMGAEAMGFKVDVSKRAQVDEMVAGVKQAWGRIDILVNNAGVTADAMLKKMTEEQFDKVININLKGVYNCAQAVLDIMTEQGSGVILNASSVVGLYGNVGQTNYAAAKWGVIGMTKTWAKELGRKGIRVNAVAPGFIMTPMTEAVPEKVLDLMKEKAPLQRLGKPEDIANAFLFLASDEASFVTGAVLSVDGGLVI
- a CDS encoding YcdB/YcdC domain-containing protein, whose protein sequence is MKRIISIITLTALIFGVLLAGPVSAAEDSKLELKKAIDIAKTTFNIDTTSLDFNSSYSETKFGRKLWFLNWNSTLGSGSSINVTVDAATGEIINMSKWENYAVPTKKIPKYTREEAQKVATELVKKLHPDKFNNTELMDEYQNNLFRPVYNNDIYSFFFMRKVDGIDFQDNGMQVQIDKNTLKVRHFSLEWDTVIPIPDSKKAINVGAAKKINAEKLGLELAYQMIYPNPPGNPKLILVYSQKNSSNPIDAITGEIITQPYYGSMYAMQEKYALGGDGGRFASVPTPQEQKVIDDSSKYISKEKAIEALKKYVSVDSKFNMDNSSLYGGQSIESAVWNFSWSYTDKTNNAYYYIYGAVDAVTGEVKNFNISSSENGAKPNSTPKYTKEQCNEIAKKFLQEIQPVKFKNSEYREQYMDAYMKLQNTASYNMNFIRKENGVSAPFNNLNVTVSAYTGKVIGFNMMWNNLEFPDAKGVISLEDAYKTLYAKHDLMLKYIRIYDYNRYNESMMIKLAYMLDNFNGMIDAKSGQFIDYSGKPIIEANKAAFTDIAGHKFEKDIKLLVELGVLDSTESKFDPDTKILQKDFVKLLMKATQPEYYPIPYATADSSEYDRYYENAIAQNILTKKDKNPEACVTRMDASKMMVKALGVGFLADLGNMFVSNLKDANTIPTKNIGYVSIADTLGLVDTADGNFKPNLELTKADTAGMLIKYLTVEKTPLDSQVSENPAIVPLKK
- the rluF gene encoding 23S rRNA pseudouridine(2604) synthase RluF, with the protein product MKSKIQMNSDTSESIRINKYISEKGLCSRREADELIRQGRVTINNEKAEMGSKVYPGDNVKLGGKSLKPKERPVYLAFNKPPGIVSTTDQKEKNNIIDLINFPKRIFPVGRLDKESEGLIFLTSDGDIVNKILRAGNNHEKEYIVTVNKPITEGFVESMANGVRILGTVTKKCKAVQMSKYMFRIILTEGMNRQIRRMCEVFGYEVVKLKRVRIMNVTLGSLPVGQWRYLTPDELKVINKLIASSVKTEEASI
- a CDS encoding ECF transporter S component — protein: METRNSNYSSTSSNIRAIVQMGLLSALTFVAAWAIHIPYGNGGVIHLGDSMIFLTAVVFGGKFAAISGAIGMTMFDILSGFSVWAPYTLVIKAMMGLIAGSLAYMGGAKGESVVKNAIGMLLAGIWMIFGYYVAEAVITWNIKQPIFSILGNVIQVTAGAAIAFVIIAAIKKTSYFKNR